From the Solanum stenotomum isolate F172 chromosome 4, ASM1918654v1, whole genome shotgun sequence genome, one window contains:
- the LOC125862652 gene encoding auxin-responsive protein SAUR76-like produces the protein MTKGGKLTKIKSVLKKMQSFKIGRVNSINNTNMLENNAYNSYEDDNNNNNNNNNLHPVYVGKSRRRYLVTSDVIDHPLFRELIERRTSDSEEYVSVGCEVVLFEHLLWMLQNADPQPESMDELVEFYSC, from the coding sequence ATGACCAAAGGAGGCAAGCTCACAAAAATCAAATCAGTCTTGAAAAAAATGCAATCTTTCAAAATTGGTCGTGTCAATAGCATCAACAACACAAACATGTTggaaaacaatgcatataatTCATACGAAGatgataacaacaacaacaacaacaacaacaatttacACCCCGTCTACGTTGGAAAATCGAGACGTAGGTACCTAGTTACCTCCGATGTTATCGATCACCCTCTTTTTCGAGAACTTATCGAAAGGAGGACAAGTGATTCGGAGGAATATGTTAGTGTTGGATGTGAAGTTGTTTTATTTGAACATTTGCTATGGATGCTTCAAAATGCTGATCCACAACCCGAGTCGATGGATGAACTTGTCGAGTTTTATTCATGTTGA
- the LOC125861222 gene encoding sucrose synthase, translated as MAERVLTRVHSLRERVDATLAAHRNEILLFLSRIESHGKGILKPHELLAEFDAIRQDDKNKLNEHAFEELLKSTQEAIVLPPWVALAIRLRPGVWEYIRVNVNALVVEELSVPEYLQFKEELVDGASNGNFVLELDFEPFTASFPKPTLTKSIGNGVEFLNRHLSAKMFHDKESMTPLLEFLRAHHYKGKTMMLNDRIQNSNTLQNVLRKAEEYLIMLPLDTPYFEFEHKFQEIGLEKGWGDTAERVLEMVCMLLDLLEAPDSCTLEKFLGRIPMVFNVVILSPHGYFAQENVLGYPDTGGQVVYILDQVPALEREMLKRIKEQGLDIIPRILIVTRLLPDAVGTTCGQRIEKVYGAEHSHILRVPFRTEKGIVRKWISRFEVWPYMETFIEDVAKEISAELQAKPDLIIGNYSEGNLAASLLAHKLGVTQCTIAHALEKTKYPDSDIYWKKFDEKYHFSSQFTADLIAMNHTDFIITSTFQEIAGSKDTVGQYESHMAFTMPGLYRVVHGINVFDPKFNIVSPGADINLYFPYSETEKRLTAFHPEIDELLYSDVENDEHLCVLKDRTKPILFTMARLDRVKNLTGLVEWYAKNPRLRGLVNLVVVGGDRRKESKDLEEQAEMKKMYELIETHNLNGQFRWISSQMNRVRNGELYRYIADTKGAFVQPAFYEAFGLTVVEAMTCGLPTFATNHGGPAEIIVHGKSGFHIDPYHGEQAADLLADFFEKCKKEPSHWETISTGGLKRIQEKYTWQIYSERLLTLAAVYGFWKHVSKLDRLEIRRYLEMFYALKYRKMAEAVPLAAE; from the exons ATGGCTGAACGTGTTCTGACTCGTGTTCATAGTCTTCGCGAACGTGTTGATGCAACTTTAGCTGCTCACCGCAATGAGATACTGCTGTTTCTTTCAAG GATCGAAAGCCACGGAAAAGGGATCTTGAAACCTCACGAGCTTTTGGCTGAATTTGATGCAATTCGCCAAGATGACAAAAACAAACTGAACGAACATGCATTCGAAGAACTCCTGAAATCCACTCAG GAAGCGATTGTTCTGCCCCCTTGGGTTGCACTTGCTATTCGTTTGAGGCCTGGTGTCTGGGAATACATCCGTGTGAACGTCAACGCGCTAGTTGTTGAGGAGCTGTCCGTCCCTGAGTATTTGCAATTCAAGGAAGAACTTGTCGACGGAGC CTCGAATGGAAATTTCGTTCTCGAGTTGGATTTCGAGCCTTTTACTGCATCCTTTCCTAAACCAACCCTCACCAAATCTATTGGAAATGGAGTTGAATTCCTCAATAGGCACCTCTCTGCCAAAATGTTCCATGACAAGGAAAGCATGACCCCGCTTCTCGAATTTCTTCGCGCTCACCATTATAAGGGCAAG ACAATGATGCTGAATGATAggatacagaattcgaatactCTTCAAAATGTCCTAAGGAAGGCAGAGGAATACCTCATTATGCTTCCCCTGGATACTCCATATTTCGAATTCGAGCACAAGTTCCAAGAAATCGGATTGGAGAAAGGATGGGGGGACACGGCGGAGCGTGTGCTAGAGATGGTATGCATGCTTCTTGATCTCCTTGAGGCTCCTGACTCATGTACTCTTGAGAAGTTCTTAGGGAGAATTCCTATGGTCTTCAATGTGGTTATCCTTTCCCCTCATGGATATTTTGCCCAAGAAAATGTCTTGGGTTATCCCGACACCGGTGGCCAG GTTGTCTACATATTAGATCAAGTTCCCGCCTTGGAGCGTGAAATGCTTAAGCGCATAAAGGAGCAAGGACTTGATATCATCCCCCGTATTCTTATT GTTACTCGTCTGCTGCCCGATGCAGTTGGAACCACTTGTGGTCAGAGGATTGAGAAGGTGTATGGAGCAGAACACTCACATATTCTTAGGGTCCCTTTTAGGACTGAGAAGGGCATTGTTCGCAAATGGATCTCTCGCTTTGAAGTGTGGCCATACATGGAGACATTCATTGAG GATGTTGCAAAAGAAATTTCTGCAGAACTGCAGGCCAAGCCAGATTTGATAATCGGAAACTACAGTGAGGGCAATCTTGCTGCTTCTTTGCTAGCTCACAAGTTAGGCGTAACGCAG TGCACAATCGCTCATGCGTTGGAGAAAACAAAGTATCCAGATTCTGACATCTACtggaagaaatttgatgaaaaatacCATTTCTCGTCCCAGTTTACCGCTGATCTCATTGCAATGAATCACACTGATTTCATCATCACCAGCACATTCCAGGAGATAGCAGGAAG CAAGGACACTGTGGGACAATATGAGAGCCATATGGCATTCACAATGCCTGGATTGTACAGAGTTGTTCACGGCATTAATGTGTTCGACCCCAAATTCAACATTGTCTCACCTGGAGCTGATATTAACCTCTACTTTCCGTACTCCGAAACGGAGAAGAGACTTACAGCATTTCACCCTGAAATTGATGAGCTGCTGTATAGTGACGTTGAGAATGACGAACATCT GTGTGTGCTCAAGGACAGGACTAAGCCAATTTTATTCACAATGGCGAGGTTGGATCGTGTGAAGAATTTAACCGGACTTGTTGAGTGGTACGCCAAGAATCCACGACTAAGGGGATTGGTTAACCTGGTTGTAGTTGGCGGAGACCGAAGGAAGGAATCCAAAGATTTGGAAGAGCAGGCAGAGATGAAGAAGATGTATGAGCTAATAGAGACTCATAATTTGAATGGCCAATTCAGATGGATTTCTTCCCAGATGAACCGAGTGAGGAATGGTGAACTCTACCGATACATTGCTGACACTAAGGGAGCTTTCGTGCAGCCTGCATTCTATGAGGCTTTTGGTCTGACTGTTGTCGAAGCAATGACTTGTGGTTTGCCTACATTTGCAACTAATCATGGTGGTCCAGCTGAGATCATCGTTCATGGAAAGTCCGGCTTCCACATTGATCCATATCACGGTGAGCAAGCTGCTGATCTGCTAGCTGATTTCTTTGAGAAATGTAAGAAAGAGCCTTCACATTGGGAAACCATTTCGACGGGTGGCCTGAAGCGCATCCAAGAGAA GTACACTTGGCAAATCTACTCAGAGAGGCTATTGACACTGGCTGCTGTTTATGGGTTCTGGAAACATGTTTCTAAGCTTGATCGTCTAGAAATCCGTCGCTATCTTGAAATGTTTTATGCTCTCAAGTACCGTAAGATG GCTGAAGCTGTTCCATTGGCTGCTGAGTGA
- the LOC125861223 gene encoding probable serine/threonine-protein kinase PBL17 isoform X1 produces MGSCQSIEEGKTGQRPESKSVVHGVGSYPNKRNPVSQPKLKTPEGHDSRRRSSIVVIPETVEDLQQNPGISDLDIFKYEEMKMATKHFRPKQVLGEGGFGIVYKGVIDEHVRPGYKTTYVAIKELDPEGLQGDREWLAEMNYLGQLRHPNLVKLIGYCCEDDHRLLVYEYMESGSLEKHLFPRMCATLTWSRRMKVALDAAKGLAFLHGAEMPVIYRDFKTSNILLDADFNAKLSDFGLAKDGPMGDQTHVSTRVMGTYGYAAPEYVMTGHLTARSDVYAYGVVLLEMLIGRRAIDKTRPSQEYNLVEWARPLLNHNKKLFKILDPRLKGQYSSKTVVKVASLAYQCLSQNPKGRPVMSQVVEILEALQVPQGKD; encoded by the exons ATGGGTTCTTGCCAGAGTATTGAAGAAGGCAAAACAGGACAAAGACCAGAGAGTAAGTCAG TTGTACATGGAGTTGGTTCATATCCCAACAAGAGAAATCCTGTAAGTCAACCGAAGTTAAAAACACCTGAGGGACATGACTCTAGACGTAGAAGCAGCATTGTGGTAATACCTGAAACTGTCGAAGACCTGCAGCAGAATCCAGGGATTAGTGATCTTGATATCTTCAAGtatgaagaaatgaaaatggCTACGAAACACTTTCGACCGAAACAGGTTCTCGGAGAGGGTGGATTTGGTATCGTCTACAAAGGAGTTATCGATGAACATGTCAGGCCGGGATACAAGACCACTTATGTTGCCATTAAGGAGCTCGATCCAGAAGGTCTTCAGGGTGATAGAGAATGGCTG GCAGAGATGAACTATTTGGGGCAACTTCGACATCCAAATCTAGTGAAGCTGATCGGATATTGTTGTGAGGATGACCATAGACTACTGGTTTATGAGTATATGGAGTCTGGTAGCCTGGAGAAGCACCTTTTTCCAA GAATGTGTGCTACTCTAACATGGTCAAGGAGAATGAAAGTTGCTCTGGATGCCGCGAAAGGGCTTGCTTTTCTTCATGGAGCTGAAATGCCGGTAATATATAGGGACTTCAAGACCTCAAACATTTTGTTAGATGCG GATTTTAATGCAAAGCTTTCTGACTTTGGACTTGCAAAAGATGGGCCAATGGGAGATCAGACTCACGTATCGACTCGTGTTATGGGAACTTATGGTTATGCCGCTCCAGAGTATGTCATGACTG GACATTTAACAGCCAGAAGTGACGTTTATGCTTATGGGGTTGTTTTGCTTGAGATGCTCATTGGAAGGAGAGCAATCGACAAGACTAGGCCTAGCCAGGAATACAACCTTGTAGAGTGGGCACGTCCGCTCCTGAATCATAACAAGAAGCTCTTTAAGATACTCGATCCTAGACTCAAAGGACAATACTCGTCTAAAACTGTCGTAAAGGTTGCTAGTCTTGCCTATCAATGCCTCAGCCAAAACCCGAAAGGAAGGCCAGTTATGAGTCAAgtagttgaaattcttgaagcCCTTCAAGTACCACAAGGCAAAGATTGA
- the LOC125861223 gene encoding probable serine/threonine-protein kinase PBL17 isoform X2, with product MGSCQSIEEGKTGQRPEIVHGVGSYPNKRNPVSQPKLKTPEGHDSRRRSSIVVIPETVEDLQQNPGISDLDIFKYEEMKMATKHFRPKQVLGEGGFGIVYKGVIDEHVRPGYKTTYVAIKELDPEGLQGDREWLAEMNYLGQLRHPNLVKLIGYCCEDDHRLLVYEYMESGSLEKHLFPRMCATLTWSRRMKVALDAAKGLAFLHGAEMPVIYRDFKTSNILLDADFNAKLSDFGLAKDGPMGDQTHVSTRVMGTYGYAAPEYVMTGHLTARSDVYAYGVVLLEMLIGRRAIDKTRPSQEYNLVEWARPLLNHNKKLFKILDPRLKGQYSSKTVVKVASLAYQCLSQNPKGRPVMSQVVEILEALQVPQGKD from the exons ATGGGTTCTTGCCAGAGTATTGAAGAAGGCAAAACAGGACAAAGACCAGAGA TTGTACATGGAGTTGGTTCATATCCCAACAAGAGAAATCCTGTAAGTCAACCGAAGTTAAAAACACCTGAGGGACATGACTCTAGACGTAGAAGCAGCATTGTGGTAATACCTGAAACTGTCGAAGACCTGCAGCAGAATCCAGGGATTAGTGATCTTGATATCTTCAAGtatgaagaaatgaaaatggCTACGAAACACTTTCGACCGAAACAGGTTCTCGGAGAGGGTGGATTTGGTATCGTCTACAAAGGAGTTATCGATGAACATGTCAGGCCGGGATACAAGACCACTTATGTTGCCATTAAGGAGCTCGATCCAGAAGGTCTTCAGGGTGATAGAGAATGGCTG GCAGAGATGAACTATTTGGGGCAACTTCGACATCCAAATCTAGTGAAGCTGATCGGATATTGTTGTGAGGATGACCATAGACTACTGGTTTATGAGTATATGGAGTCTGGTAGCCTGGAGAAGCACCTTTTTCCAA GAATGTGTGCTACTCTAACATGGTCAAGGAGAATGAAAGTTGCTCTGGATGCCGCGAAAGGGCTTGCTTTTCTTCATGGAGCTGAAATGCCGGTAATATATAGGGACTTCAAGACCTCAAACATTTTGTTAGATGCG GATTTTAATGCAAAGCTTTCTGACTTTGGACTTGCAAAAGATGGGCCAATGGGAGATCAGACTCACGTATCGACTCGTGTTATGGGAACTTATGGTTATGCCGCTCCAGAGTATGTCATGACTG GACATTTAACAGCCAGAAGTGACGTTTATGCTTATGGGGTTGTTTTGCTTGAGATGCTCATTGGAAGGAGAGCAATCGACAAGACTAGGCCTAGCCAGGAATACAACCTTGTAGAGTGGGCACGTCCGCTCCTGAATCATAACAAGAAGCTCTTTAAGATACTCGATCCTAGACTCAAAGGACAATACTCGTCTAAAACTGTCGTAAAGGTTGCTAGTCTTGCCTATCAATGCCTCAGCCAAAACCCGAAAGGAAGGCCAGTTATGAGTCAAgtagttgaaattcttgaagcCCTTCAAGTACCACAAGGCAAAGATTGA